A genomic stretch from Syntrophorhabdaceae bacterium includes:
- a CDS encoding MFS transporter, whose translation MQNQEPISQHTARKILNRDFVLGFFALFAFLVACYSLVPTLPIYLSRLGSGERAIGELIGIYSAAALIFRFLVGGVLHKYSERAVMMFGSILFAVTFLALILFRPFWPFFAVRFSQGIAYACLDTAVLAFIVNAIPLRFRVQGLAYFFLAPTFALAIAPSFGMLLLNRHNATLLFSACLGLSLCAFSSSYGLRAQNVLPSQKDNTGNGRLLIDFKIIAPTMIGFLQCFVMGAIYTFLPLYAVQCGVRNPGHFFSSIAAVVIAGRILAGRIVDTWSKGTITIMCISVSTLAMVILYFSRTLPMFVLAGLIWGVGATFIFSANMAYAFDYSGSSGGTSVGTYMALTDLGLAIGPMVMGAVIPLIGYSMMFLSLGFVCVVNLCYFQFYLEKKCGATSSILRS comes from the coding sequence ATGCAAAACCAAGAACCTATTTCACAACACACGGCACGTAAAATACTGAATCGTGATTTTGTCCTTGGCTTTTTCGCGTTGTTTGCCTTCCTAGTAGCTTGCTATAGTCTCGTCCCTACCCTTCCCATTTATCTTTCAAGACTGGGTTCCGGGGAGAGAGCCATAGGTGAGCTCATCGGGATTTATAGCGCTGCGGCCCTGATTTTCAGATTCCTCGTAGGAGGAGTCTTGCACAAATATTCGGAGAGGGCCGTCATGATGTTCGGTAGCATATTATTCGCAGTGACGTTCCTGGCATTGATTTTGTTTCGTCCGTTTTGGCCCTTCTTTGCCGTGAGGTTTTCGCAGGGGATTGCTTATGCGTGTTTGGATACAGCCGTTCTCGCATTCATTGTAAATGCCATTCCTCTGAGATTCCGTGTTCAAGGTCTCGCCTACTTCTTCCTGGCGCCAACATTCGCGCTAGCAATTGCCCCTTCGTTTGGTATGTTACTATTGAACCGGCATAACGCCACTCTTCTTTTCTCGGCCTGTCTGGGTCTTTCTCTGTGTGCGTTTTCTTCATCCTACGGGCTGAGAGCTCAAAATGTTCTACCATCTCAAAAGGATAATACCGGCAATGGTCGCCTGCTGATTGATTTTAAGATCATTGCACCCACAATGATCGGATTTCTCCAGTGTTTCGTAATGGGGGCCATCTACACCTTCCTACCTCTCTACGCTGTCCAATGCGGAGTGCGTAATCCAGGGCATTTTTTTTCGTCTATCGCCGCGGTTGTCATCGCAGGGAGGATTTTGGCGGGGAGAATTGTCGATACATGGAGTAAGGGAACCATCACGATCATGTGCATTTCTGTGTCGACACTCGCCATGGTGATACTCTATTTTTCCAGAACTCTCCCGATGTTTGTCCTTGCGGGATTAATCTGGGGAGTAGGAGCCACATTTATCTTTTCTGCTAATATGGCATATGCTTTTGATTACTCCGGTTCCTCTGGAGGGACTTCCGTCGGGACCTACATGGCGCTTACTGACCTGGGATTGGCCATTGGACCAATGGTAATGGGCGCAGTTATACCCCTCATCGGATATTCAATGATGTTTCTGTCCTTGGGTTTTGTCTGTGTCGTTAATCTGTGCTATTTCCAGTTCTATTTGGAGAAGAAATGTGGTGCGACCTCCTCCATTTTAAGGTCTTAG